The Cetobacterium somerae ATCC BAA-474 DNA window CTGCATGAACTATATCTGGAGTAATCAGATGTACATGTGTATCAATTCCACCAGCAGTTACTATAAGTCCTTCTCCTGCTATAGATTCTGTACTTGCTCCTACAACAAAATCTATATTATCCATTAAATCTGGGTTTCCACCTTTTCCAATAGCAATTATCTTTCCATCTCTAATTCCTATATCTGCTTTATATACTCCAGTGTAATCTATTATTACAACACTATTTATTATTGTATCTACAACTAAAGGATTTCCTTCTCTAGTTTCTATAGGATTTAATCCCATTCCGTCTCTTAGAGTTTTTCCTCCTCCAAATTTTGATTCCTCTCCATATACAGTTAAATCTTTCTCTACTCTTGCAAACAAATTGGTATCTCCAAGTCTTATACTATCTCCTGTTGTAGGACCAAACATATCTGAATATTTTTTTCTATCCATCTCAAAACTCATAATCTGAACCTCCTAGTCTAAATATCCTTCAACTTTATTATTAAATCCAAAAACTCTTCTTCTACCACTAAAATCAATTAGCTTTACAACTTTTTTATCTCCTGGTTCAAATCTAACTGCAGTTCCAGACGGAATATCTAATCTTTTTCCTCTAGTTTTTTCTCTATCAAATTCTAAACCACAATTAGCCTCATAAAAATGGAAATGAGATCCAACTTGTACAGCTCTATCTCCATTATTAACTACTTCAATTTCTATCGCTTCATGATCTTTATTACAAACTATTTTATCTTTAC harbors:
- a CDS encoding urease subunit beta, which encodes MIPGEYILGKDKIVCNKDHEAIEIEVVNNGDRAVQVGSHFHFYEANCGLEFDREKTRGKRLDIPSGTAVRFEPGDKKVVKLIDFSGRRRVFGFNNKVEGYLD